CTCCGTTGCGACCGACTCTATATCCTGGTCTTCGAGGTTCGTGCCCATCCCCAACTGGCCGTAGCCGAGGATCGTGTTGTAGATAGCCCGCACTCCCCCGATCGTGGCGAGCGACGCGCCGCCGCCAAGCAGCATCCGTCGCCGAGTGATTTCGCCGTCGTCGGTTTCATCGGCCTCGTTCCCGCCGTTGCCGCGACCGTCCGTCCCGTCGGCTCGATCCTCGCTCACGACTCTCGTTCACCCCCATCGGGGGCGGTCTCTGGCGATCGGAGCGTCACGTTGCGGCCCAACAGCACCGAGAGGAGTTCCTCGCCGACGTCGAGCAGCTCCGGCACCCACCGCGAGACGAGAAAGGCGATCCCGACGAGCGCGAACACTGCGAGCCCTTGGGAGATGACCCGATCCGCGACGAAAAACGAGACGCGCGCGGGATCGGAGATGCCGAACAGGAACATCACCGGCCCTTCGAGCCACGAGCCGGCGAACCACTGGTAGCCGTTCGCGACCGCGATGAAGACGTTTCGGCCGATGTTGAGCACCCAGATAATCGCGATCGAGACGGCGATCCCGATCGCCTTCTTGCGCCGCGACGCGTCGACGGCCCCGATGAGGCCGCCGAAGATCGCCATCGCTTCGATACCCGTACACGCGAAGACGATCCGCGACGCCTGGCCGGTCTCGGGGACCCAGAAGGTGTTCATCACTGTCGAACCCGGGGCAGGGTCCTGGATAAATTGAATCCCATCGCCGATCCCGAGCAGATCGATCACGACGGACGTCTGGACGGCGACGGTCTCGATCAACATCGTCCGGGCGAACGCGGACGTCTCGAAGGGAAGGTAGATGATCGTCATGAACGCGATCGCCCGAGAGAGGGTCAAAAGCGAGTCGCGGCCGTTGTAGACGCGCCAGCCGACGTAGAGACACGCCGGGACGGCGATGACGATGAGGACGGTCTGGATCGCGCTTCGATGAATGAACGCGAAGTGATGAATCAAGAGGAACCAAAAGATCGCGAACAGCCCCCAGGCGGCGGTCGTCACGCGGAGTGCGAGGTCCCGTCGTCCGCGCCGGTCAGCGATGACGCCGCCGACGAAGACGGCCATTATGATCCACGCGAGCACGTCGGTGTAGGGCAGCACCGAAAACTCGGTGAGCGACTG
This genomic window from Natronomonas salsuginis contains:
- the artA gene encoding archaeosortase A, translating into MAFPLQSLTEFSVLPYTDVLAWIIMAVFVGGVIADRRGRRDLALRVTTAAWGLFAIFWFLLIHHFAFIHRSAIQTVLIVIAVPACLYVGWRVYNGRDSLLTLSRAIAFMTIIYLPFETSAFARTMLIETVAVQTSVVIDLLGIGDGIQFIQDPAPGSTVMNTFWVPETGQASRIVFACTGIEAMAIFGGLIGAVDASRRKKAIGIAVSIAIIWVLNIGRNVFIAVANGYQWFAGSWLEGPVMFLFGISDPARVSFFVADRVISQGLAVFALVGIAFLVSRWVPELLDVGEELLSVLLGRNVTLRSPETAPDGGERES